Proteins from one Catenuloplanes atrovinosus genomic window:
- a CDS encoding carbohydrate ABC transporter permease, translated as MTAVAPHVTVRKNRFSAGQAVRLAVLIVGLLLVLYPLAWVIGSSFKSDAEIASNISVLPTEFTLSHYAAGWNSFDVSFTRFFINSTVIALLTVIANAVSCLIAAYAFARLRFPMRGLWFAIMIGTLLLPGDVLIIPQYIVFNTLGWIDTPLLPLIVPKALATEAFFVFLMVQFMRGIPRDLDEAATIDGCSPYGVFWHVILPLSRPALVTTAIFSFIWTWNDFFTQLVYLNELEDYTVPIALRLFIDSTGQSSLGAMFAMSVLSLLPVFLFFVAFQRMLVEGINTSGLKG; from the coding sequence ATGACCGCTGTGGCGCCGCACGTCACCGTCCGGAAGAACCGGTTCAGCGCCGGGCAGGCGGTCCGGCTGGCCGTGCTGATCGTCGGCCTGCTGCTGGTGCTCTACCCGCTGGCCTGGGTGATCGGCTCGTCGTTCAAGTCGGACGCGGAGATCGCCAGCAACATCTCCGTGCTGCCGACCGAGTTCACGCTGTCGCACTACGCCGCGGGGTGGAACAGCTTCGACGTCAGCTTCACCCGGTTCTTCATCAACAGCACCGTGATCGCGCTGCTCACCGTGATCGCGAACGCGGTGTCCTGCCTGATCGCGGCGTACGCGTTCGCCCGGCTGCGGTTCCCGATGCGCGGACTCTGGTTCGCCATCATGATCGGTACGCTGCTGCTCCCCGGCGACGTGCTGATCATCCCGCAGTACATCGTGTTCAACACGCTGGGCTGGATCGACACCCCGCTGTTGCCGCTGATCGTGCCGAAGGCGCTGGCCACCGAGGCGTTCTTCGTGTTCCTCATGGTCCAGTTCATGCGGGGCATCCCGCGCGACCTGGACGAGGCCGCGACGATCGACGGCTGCTCACCGTACGGCGTGTTCTGGCACGTGATCCTGCCGCTGAGCCGGCCCGCGCTGGTCACCACCGCGATCTTCTCGTTCATCTGGACCTGGAACGACTTCTTCACCCAACTGGTCTACCTGAACGAGTTGGAGGACTACACGGTCCCGATCGCGCTGCGGCTGTTCATCGACTCGACCGGGCAGAGCTCGCTCGGCGCGATGTTCGCCATGTCCGTGCTGTCGCTGCTGCCGGTGTTCCTGTTCTTCGTCGCGTTCCAGCGGATGCTGGTCGAGGGCATCAACACCAGCGGCCTGAAGGGTTGA
- a CDS encoding carbohydrate ABC transporter permease, translated as MALTTASAPVVPEQPGRGSPVARKRRGAGGGRGREGVAGYVFLSPWLLGLMGITAIPMLLSLYLSFTDYSVFSTWEDVEWIGLENYRTMFTNDPQFYRAVTVTLGYALVMVPLKLAAALAVALLLNRAWRGVGLFRGLFYLPSLLGGSVALALVWSALFAGDGAVNEFLAFFGITGQAWVNDPDYALGTLIILGIWQFGAPMVIFLAGLKQVPVELYEAASVDGASPWRQFWHVTMPMLSPVIFFNLVLETIRGFQSFTSAFVISNGNGGPVDSTLLYTLYLYKRGFAEFDMGYASALAWVFLLTIGILTIVLFSTGRFWVHYADGDDR; from the coding sequence GTGGCACTGACCACGGCATCCGCCCCGGTCGTCCCCGAGCAGCCCGGCCGCGGGTCCCCCGTCGCACGCAAGCGACGGGGGGCCGGTGGCGGGCGCGGCCGGGAAGGCGTGGCCGGGTACGTATTCCTCTCCCCCTGGCTGCTCGGCCTGATGGGCATCACCGCCATCCCGATGCTGCTGTCGCTCTACCTCAGCTTCACCGACTACTCGGTCTTCTCCACCTGGGAGGACGTCGAGTGGATCGGGCTGGAGAACTACCGCACGATGTTCACGAACGACCCGCAGTTCTACCGCGCGGTCACCGTGACGCTCGGCTACGCGCTGGTGATGGTGCCGCTCAAGCTCGCCGCCGCGCTCGCGGTGGCGCTGCTGCTGAACCGCGCCTGGCGCGGCGTCGGGCTGTTCCGCGGCCTGTTCTACCTGCCGTCGCTGCTCGGCGGCAGCGTCGCGCTCGCGCTGGTGTGGAGCGCCCTGTTCGCCGGCGACGGCGCGGTCAACGAGTTCCTGGCCTTCTTCGGGATCACCGGGCAGGCCTGGGTCAACGACCCGGACTACGCGCTCGGCACCCTGATCATCCTGGGCATCTGGCAGTTCGGCGCGCCCATGGTGATCTTCCTGGCCGGGCTCAAGCAGGTGCCGGTCGAGCTGTACGAGGCCGCGTCCGTCGACGGGGCCAGCCCGTGGCGGCAGTTCTGGCACGTCACGATGCCGATGCTCTCGCCGGTGATCTTCTTCAACCTGGTGCTGGAGACGATCCGCGGATTCCAGAGCTTCACGTCCGCGTTCGTGATCAGCAACGGCAACGGCGGCCCGGTCGACTCCACGCTGCTCTACACGCTCTACCTCTACAAGCGCGGCTTCGCCGAGTTCGACATGGGGTACGCGTCCGCGCTCGCCTGGGTGTTCCTGCTGACGATCGGCATCCTGACGATCGTCCTGTTCAGCACCGGCCGGTTCTGGGTGCACTACGCCGATGGGGATGACCGATGA
- a CDS encoding ABC transporter substrate-binding protein, protein MHPATHPESALPARPHRTLKIGRVLRGLAATAVALPLIFGAAACGDSGDSAGTDPNEKVELSVFWWGDDSRAETTKKVLDAYTAAHPNVTFVTTFQGNQGYLDKLSTQAAGGNAPDLFQLDDNMLSELAERKVTLDLTPYVEDKSLDLSKFPESLAKYGVVDGKQAGVALAENTPGLIYNRSKLQEFGVAEPTTGMTWEAFITWAKQVSDKSGGKLPGTMDPSADYKALWVWLRQQGKEFYNGKELGFTAEDLTRWFELWKGARDSGATPTADVIHEGNSSDATKQLVVTGKAATSWVWSNQLAALSKNTKDQLGLVAYPGNPNGQWARASMYWSGSSRTEHPDVVADVINFFVNDATAAKTLGIERGITPNLDLRKEVEATLTDANQKASLAFETQITPQFGAAPAPPPKGHAAIRTLLVTIAESVQYGKATPAQAAQDFISQAQSKLA, encoded by the coding sequence ATGCACCCCGCCACACATCCGGAGAGCGCGCTGCCCGCGCGCCCTCACCGTACCCTCAAAATTGGCCGTGTTCTTCGCGGCCTGGCCGCGACCGCGGTCGCGCTTCCGCTCATCTTCGGCGCCGCTGCCTGCGGAGACAGCGGCGACAGCGCCGGCACCGATCCGAACGAGAAGGTCGAGCTCAGCGTCTTCTGGTGGGGCGACGACTCGCGCGCCGAGACCACGAAGAAGGTGCTCGACGCCTACACCGCCGCCCACCCGAACGTCACGTTCGTGACCACGTTCCAGGGCAACCAGGGCTACCTGGACAAGCTGTCCACGCAGGCGGCCGGCGGGAACGCGCCGGACCTCTTCCAGCTCGATGACAACATGCTCTCCGAGCTGGCCGAGCGCAAGGTCACGCTGGACCTCACGCCGTACGTGGAGGACAAGTCGCTCGACCTGTCCAAGTTCCCGGAGAGCCTGGCGAAGTACGGCGTGGTCGACGGCAAGCAGGCCGGCGTCGCGCTGGCGGAGAACACGCCCGGCCTGATCTACAACAGGTCCAAGCTCCAGGAGTTCGGCGTCGCGGAGCCGACCACCGGCATGACCTGGGAGGCCTTCATCACCTGGGCGAAGCAGGTGAGCGACAAGTCCGGCGGCAAGCTGCCCGGCACGATGGACCCGAGCGCGGACTACAAGGCGCTCTGGGTGTGGCTGCGCCAGCAGGGCAAGGAGTTCTACAACGGCAAGGAGCTGGGCTTCACGGCCGAGGACCTGACCCGCTGGTTCGAGCTGTGGAAGGGCGCGCGTGACTCCGGCGCCACGCCGACCGCCGACGTGATCCACGAGGGCAACAGCTCGGACGCGACCAAGCAGCTCGTGGTGACCGGCAAGGCCGCCACCAGCTGGGTCTGGTCGAACCAGTTGGCCGCGCTGTCCAAGAACACCAAGGACCAGCTCGGCCTGGTCGCGTACCCGGGCAATCCGAACGGTCAGTGGGCGCGCGCCTCGATGTACTGGTCCGGCTCGTCCAGGACCGAGCACCCGGACGTGGTCGCCGACGTGATCAACTTCTTCGTGAACGACGCCACGGCCGCGAAGACGCTCGGCATCGAGCGCGGCATCACGCCGAACCTGGACCTGCGCAAGGAGGTCGAGGCCACGCTGACCGACGCGAACCAGAAGGCGTCGCTGGCGTTCGAGACCCAGATCACGCCGCAGTTCGGTGCCGCGCCGGCGCCGCCGCCGAAGGGTCACGCCGCGATCCGCACGCTGCTGGTGACGATCGCGGAGAGCGTCCAGTACGGCAAGGCCACGCCGGCCCAGGCCGCACAGGACTTCATCTCCCAGGCGCAGAGCAAGCTCGCCTGA
- a CDS encoding LacI family DNA-binding transcriptional regulator, producing MPATIRDVARASGVHISTVSRTFSAPHLVNPDTRSRVLACAESLGYRPNRAARALITGRTHNMGLIVPDISNPFFPLLIKAAETQARQRDYHIFVTDTNEDPAVEEELVHALAKQVDGILLCSPRMSNSLIEQLSREVPLVVINRQVAGLPSVVMDVGQGARLAVEHLISLGHRDLALLSGPRGSWTSREIRRSATAAARAGDAELTVLGPNPPTERGGQAMAEQVRRAEVTAVLAYNDLMAIGLMEGLDSLGIAVPAEVSVVGIDDITLSRLTRPRLTTVANPTAAAGRAAVDMLLQQDGSWPGRVGRGATGTVPVDDRRTTAQVTLQTQLVIRDSTGPGPHGTADPGGAVAPLPEVVAS from the coding sequence GTGCCAGCCACGATCCGAGACGTTGCCCGGGCCTCGGGGGTGCACATCTCCACCGTCTCGCGCACCTTCTCGGCGCCGCACCTGGTCAACCCGGACACGCGCAGTCGCGTGCTCGCGTGTGCGGAGTCGCTGGGCTACCGGCCCAACCGGGCGGCGCGCGCGCTGATCACCGGCCGCACGCACAACATGGGCCTGATCGTCCCGGACATCTCGAACCCGTTCTTCCCGCTGCTCATCAAGGCGGCCGAGACCCAGGCCCGGCAGCGGGACTACCACATCTTCGTCACGGATACGAATGAGGACCCGGCCGTCGAGGAGGAGCTGGTCCACGCGCTCGCCAAGCAGGTGGACGGCATCCTGCTGTGCAGCCCGCGCATGAGCAACAGCCTGATCGAGCAGCTGTCCCGCGAGGTCCCGCTGGTCGTGATCAACCGCCAGGTGGCCGGCCTGCCGTCGGTGGTGATGGACGTCGGCCAGGGCGCCCGGCTCGCGGTCGAGCACCTGATCTCCCTCGGCCACCGCGACCTGGCGCTGCTCTCCGGCCCGCGCGGCTCGTGGACCAGCCGGGAGATCCGCCGGTCCGCCACCGCGGCGGCCCGCGCCGGCGACGCGGAGCTGACCGTGCTCGGGCCGAACCCGCCGACCGAGCGCGGCGGCCAGGCGATGGCCGAGCAGGTGCGCCGGGCCGAGGTGACGGCCGTGCTGGCCTACAACGACCTGATGGCGATCGGGCTGATGGAAGGGCTCGACTCGCTCGGCATCGCGGTCCCGGCCGAGGTGAGCGTGGTCGGCATCGACGACATCACGCTCAGCCGGCTGACCCGGCCCAGATTGACGACGGTGGCCAACCCCACGGCGGCTGCCGGACGGGCGGCCGTCGACATGCTCCTGCAACAGGACGGCTCCTGGCCGGGTCGCGTCGGACGCGGCGCCACCGGGACCGTTCCCGTCGACGACCGCCGCACCACCGCACAGGTAACGCTGCAGACCCAGTTGGTCATACGCGACTCAACGGGCCCGGGCCCGCATGGCACTGCGGACCCGGGCGGCGCGGTCGCGCCTCTCCCGGAAGTTGTCGCCTCCTAG
- the uxaC gene encoding glucuronate isomerase — MSDLLLPAEPTQRGIARELYALAAEQPIISPHGHVDPGLLADDAPFPDPARLIIVPDHYVTRMLLSQGIPPAELGVPARDGTRTATDGRTIWRRFAEHWHLFRGTPSRLWLERTFETVFGVTDRLGPDTADAIYDRISASLDTPEFRPRALFERFNIEVLATTESPLDDLSRHAKLAEDGWGGPGGRVITTFRPDNVVDMEFEDWAGNVARLGEITGEDTGTYRGYLHALRARRRDFIAAGATSTDHGHLTARTLLLTPVEAAALYARGLSGRATPADAEAFRAHMLVEMARMSIEDGLVMQLHPGAFRNHNRWLYDTHGRDVGGDVPHAVEFVHGLKPLLDAYGNDPRLRLVLFTLDEDTFTRELAPLAGGYAALYLGAPWWFLDSPEVMRRFREAVTETAGFYNTSGFVDDTRAFCSIPVRHDVARRIDAGFLARLVAEHRLPLDEAAETIVDLAYRLPKKIFKIGEKL; from the coding sequence GTGTCCGACCTCCTTCTGCCCGCCGAGCCCACCCAGCGCGGCATCGCCCGAGAGCTGTACGCGCTGGCGGCCGAACAGCCGATCATCTCGCCGCACGGCCACGTGGACCCCGGCCTGCTCGCGGACGACGCGCCGTTCCCCGACCCGGCCCGGCTGATCATCGTGCCCGACCACTACGTCACCCGGATGCTGCTCAGCCAGGGCATTCCCCCGGCGGAGCTGGGCGTGCCCGCGCGCGACGGCACGCGGACGGCCACGGACGGGCGAACGATCTGGCGGCGCTTCGCGGAGCACTGGCACCTGTTCCGCGGCACGCCGTCGCGGCTGTGGCTGGAGCGGACGTTCGAGACCGTGTTCGGCGTGACCGACCGGCTCGGCCCGGACACCGCCGACGCGATCTACGACCGGATCTCCGCGAGTTTGGACACGCCGGAGTTCCGCCCGCGCGCGCTGTTCGAGCGCTTCAACATCGAGGTGCTGGCCACCACGGAGTCGCCGCTGGACGACCTGTCCCGGCACGCCAAGCTGGCGGAGGACGGCTGGGGCGGGCCCGGTGGCCGGGTGATCACCACCTTCCGGCCGGACAACGTGGTCGACATGGAGTTCGAGGACTGGGCCGGCAACGTGGCCCGGCTCGGCGAGATCACCGGCGAGGACACCGGGACGTACCGCGGATATCTGCACGCCCTCCGGGCGCGGCGCCGGGACTTCATCGCGGCCGGCGCGACCAGCACCGACCACGGGCACCTGACCGCGCGCACGCTGCTGCTCACCCCGGTCGAGGCGGCCGCGCTCTACGCGCGCGGGCTGTCCGGGCGGGCGACGCCGGCGGACGCGGAGGCGTTCCGCGCGCACATGCTGGTCGAGATGGCGCGGATGTCCATCGAGGACGGTCTGGTCATGCAGCTGCACCCGGGCGCGTTCCGCAACCACAACCGGTGGCTCTACGACACGCACGGCCGCGACGTGGGCGGCGACGTTCCGCACGCGGTCGAGTTCGTGCACGGGCTGAAGCCGCTGCTCGACGCGTACGGCAACGACCCGCGGCTGCGGCTGGTGCTGTTCACGCTGGACGAGGACACCTTCACCCGGGAGCTCGCTCCGCTGGCCGGCGGCTACGCGGCGCTCTACCTCGGCGCGCCGTGGTGGTTCCTGGACTCGCCCGAGGTGATGCGCCGGTTCCGCGAGGCGGTCACCGAGACCGCGGGCTTCTACAACACGTCCGGCTTCGTGGACGACACGCGCGCGTTCTGCTCGATCCCGGTGCGGCACGACGTGGCCCGCCGCATCGACGCCGGGTTCCTGGCCCGGCTGGTCGCCGAGCACCGCCTGCCGCTCGACGAGGCGGCCGAGACGATCGTCGACCTCGCCTACCGGCTGCCCAAGAAGATCTTCAAAATCGGAGAGAAGCTGTGA
- a CDS encoding enolase C-terminal domain-like protein gives MTTILAVEVHDVRFPTSDSADGSDAINRGDYSATYVELRTDTAHVGAGFTFTNGRGNEITCAAVRALARHVTGKTLEEIVAEPVAFWRSLSADAQLRWLGPEKGVIHMATGALVNAVWDLRAKVEGKPLWRLLAEMPTAELVASIDFHHITDAITPAEAAAILDKGRVGLEERLALITQDGFPSYTTSVGWLGYPDEKVRALSRAAFAEGWRAVKMKVGGPIEDDVRRARIIREEVGPETRLMMDANQVWDVDEAIANMARLAEFDPYWIEEPTHADDVLGHARIQRAVAPIRVATGEVAANRVIFKQLLQAEAIGVMQIDACRVGGVNEVLSEIVMAAKFGVPVCPHAGGVGLCEYVQHLAIFDYLRVSASLDGRMVEYVDHLHEHFVDPVRTVSGRYVLPEQPGYSAEMKPESVAEYSFPDGPIWSARLADGVEA, from the coding sequence GTGACCACCATTCTCGCGGTCGAGGTGCACGACGTGCGGTTCCCCACGTCGGACTCGGCGGACGGTTCCGACGCGATCAACCGTGGCGACTACTCGGCCACCTACGTGGAGCTGCGGACCGATACGGCCCACGTCGGGGCGGGCTTCACGTTCACCAACGGCCGGGGCAACGAGATCACCTGCGCGGCCGTGCGCGCGCTGGCCCGGCACGTGACCGGCAAGACGCTGGAGGAGATCGTCGCGGAGCCGGTGGCGTTCTGGCGGTCGCTCTCCGCGGACGCGCAGCTGCGCTGGCTCGGGCCGGAGAAGGGCGTCATCCACATGGCGACCGGCGCGCTGGTCAACGCGGTGTGGGACCTGCGGGCCAAGGTCGAGGGCAAGCCGCTGTGGCGCCTGCTGGCCGAGATGCCGACGGCGGAACTGGTCGCGTCGATCGACTTCCACCACATCACGGACGCGATCACACCGGCGGAGGCGGCCGCGATCCTGGACAAGGGCCGGGTCGGGCTGGAGGAGCGGCTGGCTCTCATCACGCAGGACGGGTTCCCCTCCTACACCACCTCGGTCGGCTGGCTCGGCTACCCGGACGAGAAGGTGCGCGCGCTGAGCCGGGCCGCGTTCGCCGAGGGCTGGCGGGCCGTGAAGATGAAGGTCGGCGGCCCGATCGAGGACGACGTGCGCCGGGCCCGGATCATCCGCGAGGAGGTCGGCCCGGAGACGCGGCTGATGATGGACGCGAACCAGGTGTGGGACGTCGACGAGGCGATCGCGAACATGGCGCGGCTGGCCGAGTTCGACCCGTACTGGATCGAGGAGCCGACACACGCGGACGACGTGCTCGGGCACGCCCGCATCCAGCGCGCGGTGGCGCCGATCCGGGTGGCGACCGGCGAGGTCGCGGCGAACCGGGTGATCTTCAAGCAGCTCCTGCAGGCCGAGGCGATCGGCGTCATGCAGATCGACGCGTGCCGGGTCGGCGGCGTCAACGAGGTGCTGTCGGAGATCGTGATGGCCGCGAAGTTCGGCGTGCCGGTCTGCCCGCATGCGGGCGGCGTGGGGCTGTGCGAGTACGTGCAGCACCTGGCGATCTTCGACTACCTGCGGGTGAGCGCGTCGCTGGACGGCCGGATGGTGGAGTACGTCGACCACCTGCACGAGCACTTCGTCGACCCGGTCCGCACGGTCTCCGGCAGGTACGTGTTGCCGGAGCAGCCCGGATACAGCGCGGAGATGAAGCCGGAGTCGGTCGCGGAGTACAGCTTCCCGGACGGCCCGATCTGGAGCGCCCGACTGGCGGACGGGGTGGAGGCATGA
- a CDS encoding mannitol dehydrogenase family protein, giving the protein MTSTVGVARLGIGAIASLPIESRPLVRPDEIRSGIVHLGLGAFHRAHQAVYTEEAISAGGGDWGIVGVAPRSTGVFDRLRAQDNLFSVTTLGAHTSRTRVIGALSEVRHAASDPAAIVALLADPRIRVVTLTVTEKAYQLDPVTGELLADEEVAADLTTDRPPRTVPGLLIRGLLARAAADAGPITLLSCDNLPSNGRRTHGLVAAGLAFAAAGDAASWVDRNVTFPNSMVDRIVPASTPETLATAAAALGVEDQAAVAAEPYIQWVIEDRFPGGRPAWERAGAIMTDDAGQWERLKLRTLNGVHSALAYLGALAGKETIAESLALPGMEATLRRLIAEDIAESFEPPDGVSITGYGDEVLARFANPVILHRTHQVAMDGTQKLPQRILHTILDRRAAGGDARWATLVVAAWMRFAQGAADDGTALPLNDPLADRIRTVLADTPSEPAAVVDALLHIDSVFPAALVADDEVRASITAWLTDLTRHGAVATVEAAGR; this is encoded by the coding sequence ATGACCAGCACGGTGGGGGTGGCGCGGCTGGGGATCGGGGCGATCGCGTCGTTGCCGATCGAGAGCCGGCCGCTGGTCCGGCCGGACGAGATCAGGTCCGGCATCGTGCACCTCGGGCTCGGCGCGTTCCACCGGGCGCACCAGGCGGTCTACACCGAGGAGGCGATCTCCGCGGGTGGCGGGGACTGGGGCATCGTCGGGGTCGCGCCGCGCAGCACCGGGGTGTTCGACCGGCTGCGGGCGCAGGACAACCTGTTCAGCGTGACCACGCTGGGGGCGCACACCTCGCGGACCCGCGTGATCGGCGCGCTGTCCGAGGTGCGGCACGCGGCGAGCGATCCGGCCGCGATCGTGGCGCTGCTGGCCGACCCGCGGATCCGGGTGGTGACGCTGACCGTGACGGAGAAGGCGTACCAGCTGGATCCGGTCACCGGCGAGCTGCTGGCGGACGAGGAGGTGGCCGCGGACCTGACCACGGACCGGCCGCCGCGGACCGTGCCCGGCCTGCTGATCCGCGGCCTGCTGGCCCGCGCCGCCGCGGACGCCGGGCCGATCACGCTGCTGAGCTGCGACAACCTCCCGTCGAACGGGCGGCGCACGCACGGCCTGGTCGCCGCCGGGCTGGCGTTCGCCGCGGCGGGCGACGCGGCGAGCTGGGTGGACCGCAACGTCACGTTCCCGAACTCGATGGTGGACCGGATCGTGCCCGCGTCCACGCCGGAGACGCTGGCCACCGCGGCGGCGGCGCTGGGCGTCGAGGATCAGGCCGCGGTCGCGGCCGAGCCGTACATCCAGTGGGTGATCGAGGACCGGTTCCCGGGCGGGCGGCCGGCCTGGGAGCGGGCCGGCGCGATCATGACGGATGACGCGGGGCAGTGGGAGCGGCTGAAGCTGCGCACGCTGAACGGTGTCCACTCCGCGCTGGCCTACCTGGGCGCGCTGGCCGGGAAGGAGACCATCGCGGAGTCGCTGGCGCTGCCCGGCATGGAGGCCACGCTGCGCCGGCTGATCGCGGAGGACATCGCGGAGAGTTTCGAGCCGCCGGACGGGGTCTCCATCACCGGGTACGGCGACGAGGTGCTCGCCCGGTTCGCCAACCCGGTGATCCTGCACCGTACGCACCAGGTCGCCATGGACGGCACGCAGAAGCTGCCGCAGCGCATCCTGCACACGATCCTGGACCGCCGGGCCGCGGGCGGGGACGCGCGCTGGGCCACGCTGGTGGTCGCCGCGTGGATGCGGTTCGCGCAGGGTGCGGCGGACGACGGCACCGCGCTGCCGCTGAACGACCCGCTGGCCGACCGGATCCGGACCGTGCTGGCGGACACGCCGTCCGAGCCCGCGGCCGTGGTCGACGCGCTGCTGCACATCGACTCGGTCTTCCCGGCCGCGCTGGTCGCCGACGACGAGGTGCGCGCGTCGATCACGGCCTGGCTGACCGACCTGACCCGGCACGGCGCGGTGGCCACGGTCGAGGCGGCGGGCAGGTGA
- a CDS encoding Gfo/Idh/MocA family protein, whose product MKRVALIGASGHGLSHRRNLARLAAAGRVEIAAFADPRPPVPEPDAPIPAGTRIFTGHAEMLREIRPDAVVICTPPHTHREIATDALEAGADVLLEKPPVMSLAEHRALAAVAARTGRALQIGFQALGSAALDELRAAMADGRLGEVTGIAALASWQRPDAYYARTPWAGRRTVNGRPSLDGAIANPLAHALMQALALAPDPVPVALELERYRTRPIEVDDTASLRVSFAAGPPVLMAVTLCGEDFIRGEIVVHGTHGRAVLEYPTDRLLLPGDDAPRQVPGRRDLLENLLDDPGHLIAPLARTAPFTAVLEAVQAAPLPDPVDAALVDSVGAPPGRVHVIRGVNAALRAAAERPGLLSEVGVGWARAPWRTTIGGLPARDLQTGGKAAR is encoded by the coding sequence GTGAAGCGGGTGGCGCTGATCGGCGCGAGCGGGCACGGGCTCTCGCACCGCCGCAACCTGGCCCGGCTGGCCGCCGCCGGCCGGGTCGAGATCGCGGCGTTCGCGGACCCGCGCCCGCCGGTGCCGGAGCCGGACGCCCCGATCCCGGCCGGCACCCGGATCTTCACCGGCCACGCGGAGATGCTGCGCGAGATCCGGCCGGACGCGGTGGTGATCTGCACGCCGCCGCACACGCACCGCGAGATCGCCACGGACGCGCTGGAGGCCGGCGCGGACGTGCTGCTGGAGAAGCCGCCGGTGATGTCGCTGGCCGAGCACCGGGCGCTGGCGGCGGTGGCCGCGCGCACCGGGCGGGCGCTCCAGATCGGGTTTCAGGCGCTCGGTTCGGCCGCGCTGGACGAGCTGCGCGCCGCGATGGCGGACGGCCGGCTGGGCGAGGTCACCGGCATCGCCGCGCTGGCGTCCTGGCAGCGGCCGGACGCGTACTACGCGCGGACGCCGTGGGCGGGCCGGCGCACCGTGAACGGCCGCCCGTCGCTGGACGGCGCGATCGCGAACCCGCTGGCGCACGCGCTGATGCAGGCCCTGGCGCTCGCGCCGGACCCCGTGCCGGTCGCGCTGGAGCTGGAGCGGTACCGCACCCGCCCGATCGAGGTGGACGACACCGCGAGCCTGCGCGTGTCGTTCGCCGCCGGGCCGCCGGTGCTGATGGCGGTGACGCTCTGCGGCGAGGACTTCATCCGCGGCGAGATCGTCGTGCACGGTACGCACGGCCGGGCGGTGCTGGAGTACCCGACCGACCGGCTGCTGCTGCCCGGCGACGACGCGCCCCGCCAGGTGCCCGGCCGCCGTGACCTGCTGGAGAACCTGCTCGACGACCCGGGGCACCTGATCGCGCCGCTGGCCCGGACCGCGCCGTTCACCGCGGTGCTGGAGGCGGTGCAGGCCGCGCCACTCCCGGACCCGGTCGACGCGGCGCTGGTCGACTCCGTGGGCGCGCCGCCGGGCCGGGTGCACGTGATCCGGGGCGTCAACGCGGCGCTGCGGGCCGCGGCGGAACGGCCGGGACTGCTCTCCGAGGTGGGGGTCGGCTGGGCGCGGGCGCCGTGGCGCACCACGATCGGCGGATTGCCGGCACGGGACCTGCAAACGGGAGGCAAAGCGGCCCGGTAA